A stretch of DNA from Desulfovibrio gilichinskyi:
AATTTGTCTGGTTTGCTCTATCTCCCCGTACTTTATTGACCGGGTATTATGAGCCTTATCTTGAAGCTTCGCTAACGCCGGACCCAGCTTATCCGTATCCTTTGTACAGTGTTCCTGCCGATCTTAAAGTGTTGGATCTAGGTAAATTCCATTATCGCTGGAAAGGGGAACAGTTGATTTATAAAATTGAAGATGGGGCGGTTGTGCCGTATGATGACCGCAAAGCAATTGATTTTGAAGGTGCGTTAAAGAATAAAGGATTTGAAGTCGCTTGGGTCAAGAGTCTTGTTGACGTATTTATTCTGCAAATCCAAGGATCCGGAAGACTGTTGCTGGCAGACGGCAGTGTTAAGCATATTCTGTATGCCGGGAAAAATGGACAGAAATATGTGTCATTGGGGAAAGTCCTGATTGATAGAGGGCTTATGCCGAAAGAAGGAATGAGCATGCAGGGTATTAAACAATTCCTGAAGAATAACCCTGACCTTGTTGAAGAATTGCTTATTACTAATCCCAGTTATGTGTTCTTCAGACTGGATGACTCCGGTCCGTACGGTGCCATGAATGCTCCGCTTACTCCTATGGCAAGTGTTGCTGTGGACAGCAGTGTTCTGCCGCTCGGGTCTATGGCTTTGCTTACAACAAAACTTCCCGAAGCTGGCGTTGACGATAAAAAACCGTTTACGAAAATAGTTATGGCGCAAGACAGAGGCGGGGCAATTAAAGGGACGAGAGTTGATTTATTTTGCGGGTCTGGTTCTGATGCTGAATTTTTAGCAGGGCATTTAAACTCATGGTCGCATATTTATATTCCCGTCAGCCGAGAAGCTCTCAATCAGTATTTACTCAAAAAATCTGACGAGTGTAAAAAATAGTTTTCCGTAATGATTAAATTTAAGATTACCTATATTTTCCATAATTGTTTTGTTCTTGATGTTGGAAATTTGAGTATTGTTTTTGATATTCCTGCACAGAGATTCCGCATGCGCCGGACTCTGTCTGCATTAGAAGAAGCCATCCGCGGACGTGATGTTGTTGTATTTTTTTCTCACAGCCATTTGGATCATTTCGCTCCAGATTACATGGAAGTGTGTGGCTGTGCGAAATCTGTGAAAGCGGTGCTGGCTGATGATATCGGCGAGATGTATCAAAATGATTTTTTTGAAAACGCACTTGTTGTAGAGCCGGATGAAAAGTATTTTTTTGAAAATCTAAAAATAGAAACTCTTATGTCGAATGACTTAGGTGTCGCTTTTATGATTGAAACAGCGGAAGGATTAAAAATATATAATGGCGGTGACTTAGCCTGCTGGGATTGGGATAATTCGTCCGAAGCTGAACAAAAATTTGCGAAAACCTTTTTTGAAAATGCGGCAGATAGAATTTCAGAATTTGGATCGCATATTGCTTTTTCCAATGTTGAAAGACGGCTTGAGAGTTTAGCAGGCGGGCCGCTTTTAGTCGAAAAAGTGCAACCTCATATTTTTGTGCCGACTCATGCTTTAGGGCGGACAGAGTGGCTTGAAGGGTTGCACGAACGCCTTGGAATTAAGCCATGCCGATACTTTAATTATCGCAGGCCCGGGGATTGCTGTACTTTTAAAGTAACTCCTTCCGCCACCCTGTTCGAAAGAGGTTAAGATTTTAATTCTTTTTTCAAATATTTTGAATGTAAAAACGCCCTCTGTTTAATTG
This window harbors:
- a CDS encoding MBL fold metallo-hydrolase, which codes for MIKFKITYIFHNCFVLDVGNLSIVFDIPAQRFRMRRTLSALEEAIRGRDVVVFFSHSHLDHFAPDYMEVCGCAKSVKAVLADDIGEMYQNDFFENALVVEPDEKYFFENLKIETLMSNDLGVAFMIETAEGLKIYNGGDLACWDWDNSSEAEQKFAKTFFENAADRISEFGSHIAFSNVERRLESLAGGPLLVEKVQPHIFVPTHALGRTEWLEGLHERLGIKPCRYFNYRRPGDCCTFKVTPSATLFERG
- the mltA gene encoding murein transglycosylase A — encoded protein: MRVYLPYNMSKLVLVSIFAFFMLAGCATKNVQPDAVKGFFQVDKTQLNSILSRLNSADGEKQSWISLASGINENIKYLSRKQADDVAVKYGNMEITWGMLARTNEELLEILPELDVSPDLLKDKFVWFALSPRTLLTGYYEPYLEASLTPDPAYPYPLYSVPADLKVLDLGKFHYRWKGEQLIYKIEDGAVVPYDDRKAIDFEGALKNKGFEVAWVKSLVDVFILQIQGSGRLLLADGSVKHILYAGKNGQKYVSLGKVLIDRGLMPKEGMSMQGIKQFLKNNPDLVEELLITNPSYVFFRLDDSGPYGAMNAPLTPMASVAVDSSVLPLGSMALLTTKLPEAGVDDKKPFTKIVMAQDRGGAIKGTRVDLFCGSGSDAEFLAGHLNSWSHIYIPVSREALNQYLLKKSDECKK